The candidate division KSB1 bacterium genome window below encodes:
- a CDS encoding SagB/ThcOx family dehydrogenase, with the protein MKSLWILWMAGMILFSNQHCTAEGEDMNPKPKQVAGGDVQRGITLPEPRTHSDCSVEEALLRRRSVRNYKAEPLNLQELGQVLWAAYGITKEMPLPMFLRGGLRTAPSAGALYPLEIFVVAGEVTGLTPGIYRYRSAGHALELVAAGDRRQELAKAAWDQTFIARAPVVLVYAAVFARTTGKYGERGRARYVCMDLGHSAQNVYLQAEALGLGTCAVGAFDDAAVAKVVGLKNEEEPLYLMPVGKK; encoded by the coding sequence ATGAAGAGCCTGTGGATACTCTGGATGGCTGGAATGATCCTTTTTTCGAACCAGCACTGCACAGCAGAGGGAGAGGATATGAATCCCAAGCCAAAACAGGTGGCGGGGGGCGATGTGCAGAGAGGGATTACGCTGCCAGAGCCGCGCACGCACAGCGACTGTTCGGTGGAAGAAGCGCTTTTGCGCAGGCGTTCGGTGCGGAACTACAAGGCGGAGCCCCTCAACCTCCAGGAGCTGGGCCAGGTCCTCTGGGCCGCCTATGGGATTACCAAGGAGATGCCACTGCCCATGTTTCTGCGGGGCGGCCTACGCACTGCCCCGTCCGCAGGGGCGCTCTATCCGCTGGAGATCTTTGTGGTGGCGGGCGAAGTGACTGGCCTGACCCCCGGCATTTACCGTTACCGCTCGGCAGGACATGCCCTGGAACTGGTGGCTGCCGGTGACCGCCGACAGGAATTGGCCAAAGCCGCGTGGGATCAGACCTTCATTGCCAGGGCCCCAGTTGTTCTGGTCTATGCCGCCGTGTTCGCCCGCACCACGGGCAAATACGGGGAGCGAGGACGCGCGCGGTACGTGTGCATGGACCTGGGCCACTCCGCGCAAAACGTCTATCTCCAGGCGGAGGCCTTGGGGCTCGGCACCTGCGCGGTAGGTGCGTTTGATGATGCCGCCGTCGCAAAGGTCGTGGGTCTCAAAAATGAGGAAGAGCCGCTGTACCTCATGCCGGTAGGTAAGAAGTGA